Within the Tursiops truncatus isolate mTurTru1 chromosome 19, mTurTru1.mat.Y, whole genome shotgun sequence genome, the region AATAATTGTTCTATTTATCTTTGGACCAGAAACTTCACTATTTCCAGATGAAATTATACTTTCCTAACGCCAAGACAATTCTCAGGTAGTGAGCATGAGCACCAGCTTCCACAGCACCTTCTCTTTCTATCCTGCAGCTACACCAGAGTCAGAAGACAACAAACAGAACAGTCCTCTGCTTGGCTAATATTCTGTGCAATTCTTGACCTGGAACATCTTATCATGCAAAGAAGTTATCAAAGGCATAGAGCCTTGTCAGAAGAATTCAGGATCCAACTTACTAAGGCTCCCATTAGTCAAAAGATAGGAAAATTTGAGCATTAGTAACATTAGCAATCATTATAATGGattaaaatacatcaaatatattGAAACCCTTTAGGTCAAACGACACTTTAAAAGGTCACCAAAAGAGATGCTTTTTGTGCTTCTCATCGGTTTCTCATCCCACCTCAAATTTCAGGGAGGCTGTGCTTTAAAGTGTCAAAAAGCTCCCTTGCTTGCTTCCAACATCCCACTCTTGCTTTTCAGCCTCAAAGCATTTCCAAAGCCCTGGAAATTCTCTCAACCAGTGATAGGTCTCAACATGAAAGGGCAAGGGAGTTATTACAACCCTCATCCAATGGGAGATGGAAGTCCCTGGCCTTCCATCCTTCCAACAGACAATTCTGAGGTGCATCCCTCATGGTCCTTAGCAGGATCAATCCAGTTACTCACAGGTGTAATAAGATCAATtatgtacctttttaaaaaaaaaaaaaaaaaaaaaaacttctgctgCTTCTGGTCTCCCTTTCCCTGCACTCTGCTGCTTCCTGGGATCACATCCCAAACAAACTAACTACCTGCACCCAAGTCTTTGTCTTACTCTCTTTTTGAATAAAGTCATGACTTTGGAGGATGCTAAGAAATTAACTCATTCTTCTGAACACCGGTAAGTAGAGGAAAAGAAGCATCTGTTTCTTCCTACACAAACTATACCTCAGGGTAACAAATAATTGGTAAGTTTTTCTTTACATAAGGAACACAATCCTGATTAATTAATAGATCTAGGAAACTATTACCCATGAGCTACTAACATTATGAAAAGAAACAACCAGACATTAGAAAATTCCTGATGGAAGTAAACAATACCACCTGTGGTAGCCAGGCTCCAAGATCACCCTCAATGATTCCTGTCTCATGGTATCTCCTCCCACAATGTACTATGTTGGTCTGTGTGACCAATAGCATACAgcagaagtgatggtatgtcACTGCGAAGATTAGGTTATAACAGACTGGGACGCCAGCTGTCTTACTAGGAGTTGCCCTATGGAGATGCTCTCACAACAACTGAGGGAGGCCTTCGGTCAGCAGCCAACAAGGAACTGAAGCCTTCAGTTCAATAGCCCAGGAGGAAATGAGAGGTATGCTCACAAATACATGTGTGAGCTTCGGATCAGATAATTCAGCCTCAGTCCAGCCTTCAGATAATGCAATCCCGACCAAGAACTTGACCATAACTTAGCTGGGTgacagaaccacccagctaagcagCTCCCAGATGCCTTACCCTGAGAAACtaagataataaatgtctgttgttttaggCTGCTAAGTTCTGGGAAAATACgtatacagcaatagataaataatatatCACCTATGACAAGCCTTGTACCCACTTCGCAAAAAAACTGAACCCAAATCCAGTCTCGTGATCTAACTAAGCAATTTATATAGGACACGGAGGAGAAAGCTATGTGTTCAATAATACCAGGGGAATGCAATCAGCAATGAAAACACTAAGGACTTTAAATGGCCTGTCTCCattaacaaataaattacaaggaaaaaaagaaaaacagggagccaacctacagaagaaaaagagacttaagagactatcctagggacttccctggtggtgcagtggttaacaattcacctgccaatgcagggaacacaggttcgaaccctggtacaggaagatcccacatgccacagagcaactaagcccgtgcgccacaactactgaagccggtacaccctagagcccgtgagccacaactaccgtgtgctgcaactactgaagcccacgcacctagagcccatgctccgcaacaagagaagccaccgcaatgagaagcccacgcaccacaatgaagacccaacgcagccaaaataaataaataagttttaaaaaagagactaTCCTAATtcaaacaaattataaaaataaaatttgaaactatCAGGGATATTTGAACAGTGACTACACATTTAAtgatattatgaaataatttatttttagtatgaTAATGGTAGCACtgtggttatgtttttaaaaagatccttACTTTTTAGAGatgcacattaaaatatttacaactgaaATTATAtctaggatttgcttcaaaataacccAAGATGAGGGCAGCAGGAATGGAGCAGTCAGGGGAAGGACAGGGTTGGTGAAGTTTGACCATGAGTTGCTAACTGCTGAGGGTGGATGATAGGTAATGAGGTTTGTTTACTTTTACTATtctatttttgcatatatttgaaattttcctttaaaagaaaaaaatgcttggctttttaaatttaaattaagtagGGAAGAAACGAAATTTCAAGTCAAATTCTACTATGATCTTTTTAAATGGCTGGAATTAAATCAGCTTCCTACTTCCCCAAATGCCCAGCAAATGTAACTGAACACTAACCTGAGGAGGTTCAAAATTTGGTCTCCACCAGTTACCAATGCAGTCATCAATAACCCAGTCTTGCAGGACTCCATCTTGACGACCCAATATCTgtcaaaaagaaatgatagagCCAGTAAACAACTAAATGTACATAGCCATGAATATCCTTCTTCAGTGAAGAAAGTATCTTTGGCAGCACTCCTAATGGAGACTAATGGCTAATATGCCTCCCACATGGATTTCCTTTctataatttgtttattatttattatctgcGTCACTCTGCCCAAGACACACTATTAGTTCAAAATTAGCAGTCTAGCATCAACATAACCATGGAGGACCAACACATCTGCTCTATGTCCTTGCTATGCATGGAAAACCAAAGGTGATCAATTACCTACACCAGCCAACGGCATACAATAGTTTTTTCTAGAATCAACTGTAGCTTTTGTAAATCACCCATCTAACCAACCTATAGAAATAAGTGTGCAAAATTCacaattttcatttctataaatatgtataacatagGATTAAGGTTAATCAAAgctatattctatatattttaattggtCAAAAATTCGTAATGAGAAAGAACAGTTCCCTGTCCCACTTCACCACTCCCACTGGCTATAACTTTCAACTCTTAGCTGTTTTCCCCCAATATTTgcctctatttttaaaagcattcttcttgtttttaaataGACAGTTTATCTCAGTTtcacatttacagaaaagttgaaaagatCGTACAGAGACTTCCCATACATCCCATACCCAGTTTTCCCTActtttaacatcttacataagGATAGCACATTTGCCACAACtgatgaaccaatactgataccTCCTTATTAATTGAAGTCTGTATTTTAAACAGATGACCTTAGTTTTTACCCAATGTCCTTTTTTCAGTTTCCAGAATCCCATCTAGGATATCAcattatatttgcatttctcctcaggctcctctagactgtgacagtttctcaaactttccttattttttataaccTTGACAGTTGTGAGGAGTACTagttaggtattttgtagaatgtccctccatTAAACTGGTAGAAGTCTGTAAGTTTCCCTATTCAGGATGTAAACTTTCATGTATTCTCCCTACCTCCTCAACTTTTTCATTGTTTAGTGTTTTCTGATTCAATCTCTATAGAGAATTAATCAGCAGCCAGTATTTGCCTAAATGTACAGAGTGGGGAAGACGATCTAGGTATATAAATAATCCTATACAGACTGCCAGTCAATTCAGTTTTCAGTCCATGCATGCCCCCTCTTTCACTGGCACTAGGCACTCCCAATTCCTTGGCCTTTCTGGTGTTCTACAGTGCTGGGTCCTGGACTTGCCCTTCTGCTGGGCTGAGGTTCTGGCTAAGTCAGTTATGATTTGCTCATCTGCTTTCTAGCTTCTAACAGTTTTTTCTTGCTGCTATCTCATTTTGCACTCCCTCAATCCTACTGGATTTTTACCTTTCTAAAACCCCTTTACTACTTGTCGGTAGAGTTCTGAGAAAAAGCTGAGGTAAGCAGGTAGGTTCAATCTACCATATGTAAATGAAAGTCCAAACACAGCACAATATTTAAGAGTtgtaatgcatttaaaaaatacaaaaaaagacaaaccaataGGTCAAAGTGGTAGAATTACAGGTGATTTTAGTTTTGTCTCTCCTACTTTCTGTATTTGCCAAACCTGTTGTACAGAATATGTATTAGTTTTGTAactaagggggtggggggattgcatgctaaaaaagaaaaatatttaataatgaaaacagcTTACAATCTCAAAAACCTCCAGCATCTATATGCATTTGGCCCCAAGTCTTTAGAGACAGACATTAGAACAACTTCTAAGAAGTAGCACAACTTGGGCAAAGCCTAAAAGATATgggcaaaaatgaaaacaggtaTATAACAGGAATCATTCCCTTGTCAAAATTCTATTGACACCTATTCTGGAATAAAACTACCTGCATTCAAATCTCCAGCTTCACGACACATTAGTTGTATAACATCAAGCAAGTTACTTGAACTCTCTGTGCTCTAATTTCCTTATCGGTAAAACAGGATTAATAATAGTATCCACTTCCTAGTGCTGTTATGATGAGTAAAGGAATTAtcgcatgtaaagcacttaaagtGCTTAGCAGtcagtactcagtaaatgttgtttCATTAACCATTATTGCTGTATATACAATATCAATGTAAAATAATGTTAAGATAAAGGAAGTATAAGTATAACTTGCAACTTGCTTAGTACAATAAACATTGTACTAAGATTCTCAGGTTTAagttatatttattgaaaactaaATAGTTAAAATAAACTCATCCCTTTCAAGACATAAAAAAACCTGATTATGCATTAAGTTGATGGTATTTAAATGAGCATTAATGAAACCCTCAAAGTGgttaaatagaaaaatacctCTGTCATTAAGCGTTTTAGTCCTTCAACTTCATCTTCTCCTGGGTTAAGCTCACCACCAGGTCTGTATAAAGGTTAAGAATTTCAGCTTTCAACTTAATACAATTTGGGGATAACagaaaaaacacaataataattatttctaTCAAGTAACTGCATAACACATTTCAGTATCACATGATAAGGCAATCAAAGCAAACTAATGTCAAACGGAGGGGGAGAATGTGCtagaaaactgaattcataatGTTAAGTCGCCTGACTTACAGTACACAAACCttagttttaaataaacaaaataggtacCGCTACATAAACATCACATAATTGCTGGAAACCAGTCCATCCCACTCTTTTCTCTCTGGACGTTATCTGGTGATAATGGAGTCGAGAAACGCCCAGAAAGCAGCGGACCCACATTCTCTAGATCTTAAGAATGgggcatttttcaaaatttcctaaCTAGGTATTTGAGAACTCTCTTTTTGGTACAATCTGGTCAAATAGTTGTGGACTAAACACGTATTGAGAGATTTATGAgcttaaatgagaaaactaaacaaTTATCTATAAAAATGTAACCCATTTTAAGAATAGGAAACACTATTCATCCTAAGCAGGAAATAATATCAATTGTTCTTAGTAATGCTACAAAGACACCTAGAAATTGAACTCAGACTCATTTGTTTCATAGGGCTCCTATCAAGCTCAGTCACTAACATCAACAATACACAGAAACATGCAGATTTGTACTTAGGCAATAAATGAGCACTgcactggagaaaaaaatgcttttgagtTTCTCTTTCTAAAGACTCCATTAACAGCAGTGTTTGTTGAGATAAATGACTAAAAGCTAAAACTGTATTCCAAAGCTGCAGAGAACAGCAATCCTATTAAAAGTTGTTAATTTCCAATGACACTTACAGTTTAAAGAAAGTTGTTCCCAGCTGTAGCAGTAACACATGGGGTAGCCGGTGCTCATGGACAATCAAAACCCCTTCTACAGTCCTCCTCATGCCAATTTTATCAAATTCCTCCCTCATGCGCTGAAATCTGGCTGCAACGGAGCTGTCCTTCTCATAGAGGGGCTCTTTTGTACCAAAAGTGTAATTGGTTAGAGGGTACCTGTGATCCAAAGACAAACATCAGAGAACTGTAGAACATAACTTAGCAGGACAGATACCAATCACGTATAAGGAAACCATGGTAAAAAGTTTATATATTACACTCAGAGACAATAGGATATGTCCAAAATTAAACAACTAGTTAATAAAACAGCGGAGACTAGAATCTAGCTCTTTGGACTCTAAGGCCAGAGTTTTCATCAGAACAAGCTGCTACTTCATACTTGGAACTTTCAAGCACAGATGACAGTATCCTTAAAGTCCTTAAATGCTTAGAGGAGTGGCTATCTGAATAACTGGTAATCTTCTGGTTTTAGATCATGGATGCTACACTAACACTGCCAACCTGGCTAATGCGCCCTTGGGTTCCTCTACTAATCTAATCATAAATTCTATTAATTATGGGCGCTAATGGTTAATCTCTCTTTTTCTACAAGCTGAGTCACCACTTTCCATCATCTCCccagttattttctatttctcccagtCAACAATCTTCAGACTTTTCTCAtacctttctttttcagatgaacttttctttcccttctaagCCTTTTAGCCTTCTGCATTTATTCTATTCAGTATCCCTATTCTTCCTTTCCCCTCATTTGAATCTTTTGCCCACTAGATGTAATCTGAATATTCTCTCCTCCTTTATCAAGAATTCAAAATATGACTTATATTGAAGACAGTTTTCTTCTTGCCTAGTAAgattttttccttaaagataGTTTAAAAACTCGTATTTATATTTCATCACAGGTACTACCTTGTAACCCCTCGATCATAAGACTTACAATAAGAAGCCTTTGGTTATAAGCCTTTGAGTAAGAATGCTTTGGCCACACCTGTCTGTCCCCAATGCATTTAGTCTACCAAAACACCTTGcattagaaatcaacaacagcaTAACTAATCCACTTAGTTATTCTTGAAAGGGGAACAAATCAAGGTTGCCAAAACTTATAAAATTACTTTAATCCCAGAAGCCAAATTCTAGGCATAAGTGAAGCAGctctaaaataactaaaatgaactATTTCCAAGATGCTTTAAAGATTTTAAGAATTTCCCCAGTAGACTCAGTGCTAAATCTAACATCTTCATCACTAGCAGCAGCAATCCCACACAGCACTGTGTGCCctgcaattaaaaagaaaatgctttatatatattaacatgtAGTTCTCACAACCTGAGTTAGAAAGAATTAAAGACAGCTATAACACATCTCTACTGTAAAAGCCAGCTCTCCCATCACGAGATGCCATCAAGATGAAATATAAGAATTTTCAGCTGTGAAATGAGTGCCAGCCCAGATACATCTGTAGTATTCCCATCATACTGTGAGCTTTGTAAAGCAGGGACTACACCTTACTTCCTCACCCCTGTATACCCAGCATTACTCCCAGTGCCGGCTACAAAGTAAGCATTCATGCAATATCTCATACAATACTTCCTAATAAAATATATTGGAGAAGAGAGAACTTGTTTTCAATTCAGACCATTACTCACCCACGTGAACTGAGTTCACAACACAATCATTTCTGAATACTGTGTTTATATAGGAGAGGAAAGCTACTGCAAATCCATTAACCCATAACTTTAATGgagcaaaaattaaaacattttcaccGTTAGTTCCATATAATGGCTTGATGCAAATTGATCCAATAATCAAGGTAAATCAAGGGAAAATTGTGAGTCCTAGTTCTAATTACCAGTGAAAGTAATCCAGAAGCTGTGCTTTcacattttttagaaaaacatttagCCTTTCCCATTTCATGGGAATATTACGAGGATTTTTCTAAAGACATCATAGGAAATTAAAATGCTATTATGTTAGTGTAATAGCTAAAGATATTAACTTGTATAATATCTACTAGTTCCAGATTTCATAAACCgaacatttttattacctaaATTTCCAGTACCTGTTTTGtcaaataaaacaacaataaccaTCTTTTCAATTTCAAATCGCTTTTGAGGAAAGAAAGttcatttatttgaatataaaatagagaaacaccTAAAGTGTCCTACCGAAACACCAGTATCAGTAAATCCTTGCACCCTTTAAATACTGACCAGCATAAACTGGCCGTTTTCTTCCATTAGAGTCAGCACCACACGGTGCCTCACAAACTTTCagaggttattaaaaaaaaaaaaaaaaaaaagcacacataaTTTCTTGAGCAAGACACAGCCCGAATGTCAATTCCCTGTCACAGCGAGGTTACTTTTGAGAGCGGCTTCGAAATGCAATGGCTTGAAGAGCTTAAACAGAAAGATGCTGAAAATAAACGCAGCCCGCAATGGGATCTCTGGAGCTTCATTGTGGTCCTCGCCACGGTCTGAAAGCCCAACCACAATGAAAGCCGCAGCCCCCTCCCAAGATGGGCCCTCCTGGGCGCTTGGATCCTGTCGCTGCGGCAGGGAAGACACGTGAATGCATAGGGGGAAGCCAGATAGCCCTGAGCAGACGAATAAAATGTGTATTCAGGAGCTGAAACGCAataaagcaagggaaaaaaactaaaccCGCGCATTATAGCTAGATCTCGAAATCTATTAGAGCAAAGCGAAAACTGCAAAAGCGATGCTACGTTATACCACTCATaccaaataaaaacacacaatacGATACCATACACGCGATGCTAAAGGATAAACACCACGGTTTGCGGCCGCTTATCTCCGGAGAGGTGAGGAAAGAATGAGTTCACAGCAAAGGGGGTTTTCCTACAATGACTGAATGCAGGGGCATGGGAACAAGCTATCTTTCCAGAAAAGGGAAAACCCTCTCAACTAGGACTCTAGCCCCGTGGTGCTGGAGGTCGAAGAAGCGGAATCCCCCGAGGGTGCGCCAGAAGGAGAGGACTGGAGTCTTTAGGGGCGCTCACTACGAAGGAGATGCCGACAGGACAGCGCGCGAGGGCCAGGCCGCACTTACAGGTTGATGGTGCGCTCCAGGGTGAGGGGCTTGGTCTGTTGGATGTACTTGTTGCCGAACTGGTTGACCCCGCGGGGCCAGCCGGTCTGCGAGCGATTGGGCGGCACCACGGACATGCTGGCGAGCTCGGGCACTAGCGGCGAGCGGAAAAGGTGTGGCAGGGAGACGTTCCCTGTGCGGGCAGCCGTTATCTGCGACCCACTCAGCAACCGCCGCCCGCCATTAACAAGAAAGCGCCCGAGGAGGCGTACGTACGCCGGAAGTGCAGCCAGAGCCTCTGGCGGCAGGAAGTAGAGAGGCGGTGGCCTGCCCGACCGAGCAACATCGATCCAATCGCTGCTGGGATGGCCACAATATCTGGAGCTCCCATTGGTAAGTCGGGTATGGGGTCCGCCTCCCTTTACTTGGGTACTTCCTATTAGATAGCGGTGGAGAAACACGGGAAATGAGGCATTCTGGGAATTGCAGTCTCCGTAGGAAAAAAGCCGCTAGGTTAGCGTGACGTGAGTCTTGCAGCTTGCGAGGAGATGAGTGGTAAGAGGCCTGCTGAGCCCGTCACGGGCCGGGctgggaaaaagggaaagaaggaggtgATGGCGAAGTTTTCGGATGCTGTCACGGAGGAAACCTTGAAAAAGCAGGTGGCTGAGGCCTGGAGTCGCAGGACGCCGTTTCGCCACGGTAAGCGGGTGCTGTGAAGGGGGAGGCGCAGCGCCGGGTCGGGGGCCTCTGAAAAAGTCCTGGCACTCTAGCCGATTCCTGAGCAGCGAGGCTACAGGGGAAGAGGCTCTTGGAGAGAGCGTGACTTTGCCACCTCCGACTCTCCTGCCTGGCCTGCTGTCCCTTTTCCAAGTTCAGTTTGGATTTAGAAAcctagaagaggaagaaatgaaggccAGGGAGTTTCGGGAAGTACAGGGCATGCAAGTTCATGGAAATTCTGGAATTAAAGGTGAGGTAGAATCTTCTTCACTGATTGTGCGTCGTTGGGCAATGGGTTCAGCTCCTTACTATGTAAAGTAGGATAGCTAATAGTATTTCCCTCAGAAAGATGTTGAGTGTGATTAATAAGCTAATGTATGTATGcatcaatacatatttttctgaGTAAGGACCAGTAAACATTTGGACACATAGTCGAGGACTTTTGCGGTTTTCCTCCGAAGGTAACGCTCGTTTGTCCCATAATAGCGTAGCCAGAGCATTTGTTGGGAGCTGCCAAATAGCAGGCACCTGAGCTTACTCAGTTTTGCCGGTCTGTAGTTCAGCAACGTGACCCATGAAGGTAAACATGGTTTTGACCAAAGGAAGGAACCTTCATCAAATGATTCCAGCCTCAGCTTCAAATATCACCTTATAGGATAAGAACTCTGCTTAATGCATCATGATTTCTCTTCTAAAGTTTGCCAtgatttttgtttcagtggttgAGTGCTTTAAGAGATGAGTCCTTGGTGTCCCGGATGCACATAGAAAGTGGTAGCTTAGTGTTTGGAGTGTAAGCTCTGGACACTCAGGgaccttttcagttttcttatgtgTGGGATGGAGATAGTGATGACATCTACCTTAGAactgttgagaagattaaatgagataatgcatgttaaagcaccacagtgcctggcagctggtgggaggtggtggtggtttgTATTAGAGGGGTACGTAATCTGTCCCACCAGAAGCAGTGGGTAAAACGTTGAGGTAAAACTCAAAGAGTTAGAGGAGGTTATGCctgacctgattttttttttaagaagtatgtattttttta harbors:
- the NUDT21 gene encoding cleavage and polyadenylation specificity factor subunit 5 isoform X2; translated protein: MSVVPPNRSQTGWPRGVNQFGNKYIQQTKPLTLERTINLYPLTNYTFGTKEPLYEKDSSVAARFQRMREEFDKIGMRRTVEGVLIVHEHRLPHVLLLQLGTTFFKLPGGELNPGEDEVEGLKRLMTEILGRQDGVLQDWVIDDCIGNWWRPNFEPPQYPYIPAHITKPKEHKKLFLVQLQEKALFAVPKNYKLVAAPLFELYDNAPGYGPIISSLPQLLSRFSNGTHWSS
- the NUDT21 gene encoding cleavage and polyadenylation specificity factor subunit 5 isoform X3, whose product is MSVVPPNRSQTGWPRGVNQFGNKYIQQTKPLTLERTINLYPLTNYTFGTKEPLYEKDSSVAARFQRMREEFDKIGMRRTVEGVLIVHEHRLPHVLLLQLGTTFFKLPGGELNPGEDEVEGLKRLMTEILGRQDGVLQDWVIDDCIGNWWRPNFEPPQYPYIPAHITKPKEHKKLFLVQLQEKALFAVPKNYKLVAAPLFELYDNAPGYGPIISSLPQLLSRFNFIYN
- the NUDT21 gene encoding cleavage and polyadenylation specificity factor subunit 5 isoform X1 — translated: MSVVPPNRSQTGWPRGVNQFGNKYIQQTKPLTLERTINLYPLTNYTFGTKEPLYEKDSSVAARFQRMREEFDKIGMRRTVEGVLIVHEHRLPHVLLLQLGTTFFKLPGGELNPGEDEVEGLKRLMTEILGRQDGVLQDWVIDDCIGNWWRPNFEPPQYPYIPAHITKPKEHKKLFLVQLQEKALFAVPKNYKLVAAPLFELYDNAPGYGPIISSLPQLLSRNQTSSFAPLLWSADGLHGEVWDMKKESYYSFI